From the genome of Dryobates pubescens isolate bDryPub1 chromosome 5, bDryPub1.pri, whole genome shotgun sequence, one region includes:
- the NGB gene encoding neuroglobin produces the protein MDSGMPLSGVQRALIRESWQRVSGSPVQHGLVLFTRLFDLDPDLLPLFQYNCKQFASPQECLSAPEFLDHIKKVMLVIDAAVSHLENLSSLEEYLYNLGKKHQAVGVKVESFSTVGESLLYMLEKCLGTAFSPDMQEAWSRLYGAVVKAMRRGWDTLPEGV, from the exons ATGGATAGCGGGATGCCGCTGTCCGGTGTGCAGCGAGCGCTGATCCGGGAGAGCTGGCAGCGAGTGAGCGGCAGCCCCGTGCAGCACGGCCTCGTTCTCTTCACCAG GTTATTTGACTTGGACCCTGACCTGTTGCCCCTTTTCCAGTACAACTGCAAGCAGTTTGCCAGCCCTCAGGAGTGCCTCTCTGCCCCTGAGTTTCTGGATCACATCAAGAAG GTGATGCTGGTGATTGATGCTGCTGTGAGCCACCTGGAGAACTTGTCCTCTCTGGAAGAGTATCTCTACAACCTTGGCAAGAAGCACCAGGCAGTTGGTGTGAAGGTTGAGTCTTTCTCG ACTGTTGGTGAGTCCTTGCTGTACATGCTGGAGAAATGCCTTGGCACTGCCTTCAGCCCAGACATGCAGGAGGCTTGGAGCAGACTCTATGGTGCTGTGGTGAAAGCCATGCGACGTGGCTGGGACACTCTCCCAGAAGGGGTCTAG
- the TMEM63C gene encoding calcium permeable stress-gated cation channel 1 — protein MASMESVYSVEPMGDGASPTWPAALSLLDALGNSTEEQCFSARSRSTVLEGLPFGGVPTVLAINFILWLLLLLVFSCLRKAAWDYGRLALLMDNDSLTSLFYGEQSEKEKSPSESSPLDVDNKDMGFCSWLISIYQMKDEEIQSKCGVDATTYLSFQRHLLVLLMLVCMLSVAVILPVNFSGDLLGHNPTHFGRTTIANIPTQDRLLWLHSIFALIYFILTILCMAHHSVHLEYRENEKVARTLMVTHIPKEITDPSLIIKHFHEAYPSCTVTNVQFCFDVRKLMKLDGERRKAMKGRLYFTTKAQKEGKIMIKTHPCARLFCCRFCGFEQVDAEQYYGELEEKLTDEFNAERNRITLKRLDVAFVTFQDERMTAVILKDYSHIRCRKHPQQSSVTTVVKSHQWGICYAPAPSDIIWENLSVRGTSWWLRFILLNTCLFILLFFLTTPAIIVNTMDMFNVTHPVESLKNPIITQFFPTLLLWAFSVFLPFLVYYSAFFESHWTRSSENQLTMHKCFFFLVFMVIILPSLGLSSLDLFFRWLFDTRFLDEADIKFQCVFLPDNGAFFVNYVVTSSLIGTAMELLRIPGLLVYTARLCFAKSEPERLHVKRSQAYQFQFGLEYAWTCCIFSVVMTYSITCPIIVPFGLLYMLLKHMVDRYNIYYVYIPTKLNQRLHVAAISQVVVAPILCMFWLLFFSVLRLGPTRPVTLFTFVVLLACIVFSFLGLCLKKLQPRKPSSYQMSDQSEGAFNDVERSSVSSTPNSNLFVATVLQEPELSLTPAASPAHQSYGTMGNHLEPAEDGEDGGLQSFETELETVEGEYRSGPVMESQARYQ, from the exons ATGGCATCAATGGAGAGTGTGTACTCTGTGGAGCCGATGGGGGACGGtgccagccccacctggccGGCCGCGCTCAGCCTGCTGGACGCCCTGGGGAACAGCACGGAGGAGCAGTGCTTCAGCGCCCGCTCCCGCAGCACCGTCCTGGAAGGGCTGCCCTTCGGAGGGGTGCCCACGGTGCTTGCCATCAACTTCATCCTCTGGCTG cttctcctcTTGGTCTTCTCCTGCCTTCGGAAAGCAGCTTGGGACTATGGGCGCCTGGCCTTGCTGATGGACAATGACAG TTTGACGTCGCTTTTCTACGGAGAGCAGAGCGAGAAGGAGAAGTCCCCATCAGAGAGCAGCCCTCTGGATGTTGACAACAAGGACATG GGATTCTGCTCCTGGCTCATTTCTATCTACCAGATGAA ggatgaggagaTTCAGAGCAAGTGTGGAGTCGATGCCACCACCTACCTCTCCTTCCAGCGGCACCTCCTGGTTCTGCTGATGCTGGTCTGCATGCTCTCTGTGGCTGTCATCCTGCCTGTCAACTTCTCGGGGGACCTTCTGG GACACAATCCTACCCACTTTGGACGGACAACCATCGCCAACATCCCAACACA AGACCGTCTCCTGTGGCTGCACAGCATCTTCGCCCTCATCTATTTCATCCTCACCATCCTCTGCATGGCTCACCACTCTGTCCACCTTGAATACAGAGAGAATGAGAAG GTTGCCCGGACACTGATGGTTACCCACATCCCCAAGGAGATCACAGACCCTTCCCTTATCATCAAGCATTTCCA TGAGGCTTATCCCAGCTGCACCGTCACCAACGTCCAGTTCTGCTTCGACGTGCGCAAGCTGATGAAGCTGGATGGGGAGAG GCGCAAGGCGATGAAGGGACGCCTTTACTTCACCACCAAGGCGCAGAAGGAGGGGAAGATCATGATCAAAACCCACCCCTGCGCCCGCCTCTTCTGCTGCCGCTTCTGTGGCTTTGAGCAG gtggATGCAGAGCAGTACTatggggagctggaggagaagctgacgGATGAGTTTAATGCCGAGCGCAACCGCATCACGCTCAAGCGGCTCGACGTGGCCTTCGTCACCTTCCAGGATGAGCGGATGACAGCTGT GATTTTGAAGGACTACAGCCACATCCGCTGCCGCAAGCACCCCCAGCAGTCGTCTGTCACCACCGTGGTCAAGTCACACCAGTGGGGCATTTGCTATGCTCCTGCACCCAGCGATATCATCTG GGAGAATTTATCCGTCCGTGGCACATCCTGGTGGCTAAGATTCATTCTCCTTAATACCtgcctcttcatcctcctcttcttcctcaccaCACCAGCCATCATTGTCAACACTATGGACATGTTCAACGTCACACACCCTGTGGAGAGCCTGAAG AACCCTATCATCACCCAGTTCTTCCCCACACTGTTGCTCTGGGCCTTCTCTGTCTTCCTGCCTTTCCTCGTCTACTACTCAGCATTCTTCGAGTCACACTGGACAAG GTCAAGTGAAAATCAACTCACCATGCACAAGTGCTTCTTCTTCCTGGTGTTCATGGTCATCATCCTgccctcactggggctgagcag CCTGGACCTTTTTTTCCGCTGGCTCTTCGATACCCGCTTTCTGGATGAGGCCGATATCAAGTTCCA GTGCGTTTTCCTGCCGGACAATGGCGCTTTCTTCGTCAACTACGtggtcacctccagcctgatcGGGAcggccatggagctgctgcgCATCCCAGGCCTCCTCGTCTACACCGCCCGGCTCTGCTTCGCCAAGTCCGAGCCTGAGCGGCTCCACGTCAAGCGG AGCCAAGCCTACCAGTTCCAGTTTGGACTGGAGTACGCCTGGACCTGCTGCATCTTCTCTGTCGTTATGACCTACAGCATCACCTGCCCCATCATCGTCCCCTTCG GGCTGCTCTACATGCTGCTGAAGCACATGGTGGACCGCTACAACATTTACTACGTGTACATCCCCACCAAGCTCAACCAGCGCCTCCACGTTGCTGCCATCAGCCAGGTTGTGGTGGCCCCCATCCTCTGCATGTTCTGGCTGCTCTTCTTCTCCGTCCTGCGCCTTG GTCCCACTCGCCCTGTCACCCTCTTCACCTTTGTGGTCCTCCTTGCCTGCATCGTCTTCTCTTTCCTTGGCCTCTGTCTGAAGAAGCTGCAGCCACGGAAACCCTCTAGCTACCAG atGTCTGATCAGTCTGAGGGAGCCTTCAATGACGTGGAGCGGAGCAGTGTCTCCTCTACCCCTAATTCCAAC CTCTTTGTGGCCACTGTCCTACAGGAGCCTGAGTTGAGTCTGAcgccagcagcctccccagcacacCAGTCCTATGGCACCATGGGCAACCAcctggagccagcagaggatggagaggatggagggctgcagagctttgagacagaactggagacagtggAGGGCGAGTACAGGAGTGGCCCGGTGATGGAGAGCCAGGCACGCTACCAGTGA